Below is a window of Tolypothrix bouteillei VB521301 DNA.
CAGAAAATAACGTTACTCCAAAACCACAAAACTACATTTCCTGTAATAGGATTACAAAGATTAATCGATGAAAAAGCTAAAAAAATGGGTCGTGGGTCAGATGTAAGTGTTAATTTTCAAAAAACTTGTCGCTTAAGGATTTGTGAAACTAGACTTTATAAAATGGCTGAAGAATTATTAGATAATGCTTTAAAATTCTCTTTGCCAGGAACCAATATTTATGTAGAAAGTACTGTTAAAAATAAAAAATTTACTCTATCATTTACTGATTTTGGTAGAGGTATGACAAGCTCCGAAATTTCAAATCTAGGCGCTTATCGGCAATTTGACCGAAAACTTTACGAACAGCAAGGTTCGGGTTTGGGCTTAAGCATTGTTAAGCGTATAGCGGAATTACACGGGGGGGAACTCCAAATTTACAGTCAGCCTGGAGAGAAAACGGTTGTGCAAGTACTGCTTCCATGTGCCTGAGAGCAAAAAAATAAATTCTTATAAATTAATCTTCCTACTTTTAATTCCAGCGATTGAGGACAGCTTTTTCACTCAATGGCAATCAGCGATCGCTGACCAAACGTTAAACTTGAAGGTGTTGCACCGTGAAGTTATACGGAAACTGCTACTATGAAATCTCTGCGTTGGTTGCTGCTGTTTCTGTTTCTGGGTACAGCAGCCTGCGTTCAAACCAGTGCCTACCCAGAAGAATCTACACCCCAAGCTTCTGCACCTTCTACTCAACTAGCACAGAATTCAGCACAAACAGAAAATGTGATTCCGACTGAGACTCTGTCTCCTACACCCATTAATATTGACGTCAAAAGTTTACCAAAACCTTTTGCTACTGATAGTGCTTCAAAAGGACCTCAAGTTGTAGCGATTCCTGCAAAACCGACTCTGCGCGTACCCTCTGGCTTTGTTGTTAACGTTTTTGCCGAGGGTTTAAATGCACCGCGTTGGTTGGCTTTAACTCCGACTGGAGATGTTTTGGTGACAGAAACCAGACAAAATCGCATTCGTTTACTTAAAGATACCAACGGTGATGGCGTGGCTGATATTAAAGAGACATTTGCTAGTTCTGCAAATGGACTGAATATTCCCTTTGGTATGGCTTTTGCAGATAATTCCTTCTTTTTGGGTAATACTGATGCTGTCTTGAAATTTCCTTACCAACAAGGTCAACAGCAACTCATTGGGAACGGACAAAAAATCGCTGATTTACCCGGTGGTGGATACAATCAGCACTGGACTCGTAACGTATTGTCATCACCAGATAGTAAAAAAATATACGTCTCTATTGGTTCGGAAACTAATGTAGATGAAGAACCACTACCAAGGGCTTCCGTACAGGTTATGAACTTAGATGGGACTGGGCGGCAAACCTTTGCCTCCGGTTTGCGTAACCCAGTGGGTCTGGACTTTCATCCTGTAACGAAAGAACTTTACACAACTGTCAACGAACGAGACGGCATAGGAGATGATTTAGTACCAGATTACTTTACTCGCATTCAGCAGGGAGAATTTTATGGATGGCCTTATACGTACCTAACACCTAATAATCTTGACCCCCGCCAAACCACAGGTAACAAAAGCAAACAACCCGACTTAGCAGCTCGCACTCGTACTCCAGATGTTTTATTTCAAGCACATTCAGCTGCTTTGGGCTTGCAGTTTTATGACGGACAAACCTTTCCCCAAAAATACCGTAATGGTGCTTTTGTTGCCTTTCGCGGTTCTTGGAATCGCGATCGCGGTACTGGTTACAAAATTGTCTTTGTCCCTTTTGATAGTAAAGGCAGACCCCAAGGCTACTATGAAGACTTCCTCACGGGATTTTTACTTGACCCTTCCATACCCACAACTTGGGGGCGTCCTGTAGGGTTACTTGTCCTACCTGATGGTAGTCTTCTCGTCACCGAGGAAGCTAACAATCGGATTTATAGGATTCAGTACAAAGGTTAGTGGTTAGTAGTTAGCGATCGGTCGTAGTAACTAACAACTAACAACTAACAACTATCAACTAACAAGCATCAAAACCATCCCTCAAGTTCGAGGGTTTCTACCATCTGGAGACCACGGGTGTCACCGACGCCCAAGATAGCTGCTTTGGCATCCTCCCTAACTCCTAAATCTTTGTCTTCTGCGAAAGATTGAATTAAAGCGTCTACAGCTGTGGCGTAGACGACATTAGAAGGGAGTTGGCGACACAGTTGCCCTAATGCCCAGGCACAATTACTTCGCACGGGAGCAACGGGGTCTTGCACTAATGCTTCAATCAAGGGTGGTATTGCCCCCACAACTGCTTCATAACCTACATCTGCCATCTGAACTAGGGCGCTTGCAGCCCACAAACGTACTGCTGAAATATCAGTTCTTAACGCATCTGTTAGGGGCACTAAAGAACGGCGATCGCGACAGTTTCCCAATGCCCAAACAATGCCTTTACGCACGTAACCATTCCAATCTAGGTTTAATTGGGTAATCAATGGCTGCACGGCATCTGGGCTTGGGTTGCGTCCGAGGGCGTATGCTACGCTCACCCGTACCAAAGGGCAAGTATCAGTTAACAAACGAATCAAATGCGGAATAGCTCGTGCATCTTCTATGTCACAAAAAGCACGAGAAGCCAGCATTCTCTGCTGTGGTTCTGGATGTTCCAGTAGAGCTAGCATTGCCTCTGGATTTGGCTTAGGTGTTTCTGCTTCCGCAGTCAGCGGTCCTAAACGATCTAGGGGACTTTCCAGTTCTATCTCTACATCATCAAGTAAGCTTAGGTCTTCTTCGTCATACATATCGTATTTCAATCCCTGATAGGGATTAATATAAAACCCTTCGTGTCCAGAAGTGAAGATGTATAAGTTTTATGGCTAAATATTGCACTTACGTATAAATCTTATTCGTCACGGTTAAGAGGTTTAAACATCCACAGTGATTGAGTTCCGTAGCCCAGTTGATTGTAAAGATTGTATGCAGCCGTGTTAGACTCAAACACTTGTAATGCTATTTGGCGATCTCCTCTAGCCTTGGCCCACTCTTCTACATACAGCATCAAAGCTTTAGCTATTCCCTGTCGCCGATATTCTGGCGCAACATAAAGTAAAAAAATATGAGCGTGACGAGTTCCCTGTATCTGATCGATGGCATTTCCAACCCAGATACAGGCGACAGGAGAAGAGGACGGGGTAGACAAGGTAGACGTTGCTTCCTTGTCCTCCTGGTTTCCTTGGTCTGCTAAAACCCACCAAACAGGTGTTTTAGTAGAGAAATACTGTTCAACTGTTTGTACTAAATGAGAAAAATCCTGTTGCTCTGGAAAAAGTTCTTGGTAAGTTCGCTGCATGAACTTGACCAATAGGGCGCGGTCTAGAGTAGAACCACGACGAACAATATAATCAGGTAGTAAGGATTCCAAAACTCAATGGGGGAAATTGTTATATTTTTTGTCAAGGTAGTTAATGGTTAGTAGCTAACCACTAACTACTAACTCCCAACCAACAACATTCCCAATTCCCCAATAGGTGCGGGTGCTGCCATATCTGAGGGTAGGAAAATGCGAGCGCTCACGGCCACAAGGGCAGCGAAAAATATAAGCACTACGAGTAGAGGAGCAATATACTGTCGGAAAATAGACATAACACAGAAAGCTCGGAACAGCAAGTTATTCTGATAACTAGCTTAAGAAATATTAAGCTGTCTTATTTATTCTAGCGACTTTAGATCTCTAAGAAACAAAGTTATCGGCGATCGCGTTCCAAATCGGCAATGCTTTTTTCCCAGTACCAATTTTCTGGCATACCGGGAAAATCTTGCTTTGCTTGCTCCACGAGGCGTTCTGCAGTAGCAGCGTCACCAGATAACAGACCAATCAGCTTATTCTTAAGATTGGTATCAGGTGTACGCTCATCACTTTGGGGCTTACTTCCATTAGAAGAAGGTCGAGATGAAGGTGACTGCTGCCTTCTAAATTCCCAAAATAATACGTAATACAGGGTACCAAAAATAACAATTAGGCTAAATGTTCCTAGAAACGTTAACAAGTTAAGTGCTAAAAATCCCAGAACTAACTGGGAAAGAACGTAGCCGAGTAGTACGCCAGTGATTAAAAGAATAACTGTTGCGGTACTAATGATGAGCTTCTGCCCCATAATTCTTATTCCTCATAGTCAAGTCCGGGTCTAGAAAACGGTTTTGGATGTTGATTCCAAGGAGCAATAACAGGCAAAAGCAGCAATCCTGGTAGGGCTGCGACCAAGGTCAGTAGAAAGAATGAAGACCAACCTGTTGCTTTCGCTAAATCGCCAGAGGGAGCCGAGAGAATATCCCTACTAATAGCCATCAAGCTAGAGAATAATGCAAATTGAGTTGTTGTAAAACTGTGGCTGCAAAGACTCATTAAAAAGGCAACCGTCACAACTGTAACTAAGCCAGCACAGAAGTTTTCAACATTAATTGCTAATACCAAAAGATTGCTATTTTTGCCAGCCACCGATAAGACGTAATAACCCAAGTTACTCACTAACTGTAATACACCAAATATCCAAAGAGCGCGATTGATACCAATTTTACTCATCACGATACCGCCAACAAGTACACCGACGGTTGTTGCTATCAATCCCATAACACCTTGAATTGCGGCAATTTCTGTTTTGCTAAAGCCTATTTCCCTTAAGAACAAATTACCAGTCACGCCGACTAATGCATCACCTAATTTATAGAGCAAGATAAAAATCAGAATCAGGCTAGCTTGCGAGATTCCAAATCGCTCAAAGAAATCTTGAAGTGGTAAGATGACAGCATCTTGTAAGGATTGAGGCGATTGATTTTGAGTTTGGTTCAGATGCTTTTTTGGTGTCAGAACAGATAAAGCTATCCAGCCTATCAACAAAATTGCTAGCACCCAGTAGAACACGGGTAACGCTATAGCACGAGAGATCGCTCCTCCCAATAAACCTGCAACTAACAAACCTATCAACACTATAAAAATCCCTTCTTTGAAAGACAAGGGAGAAACGGGGGTTGAAGTTGTGCGTTGCTGCAGTTCTGCTGGTGCCCAAAGGGTTGTGATTATACCTACAGCCATAAAAGCAGCCATCAGAAAATAAACTGCATTCCAAGGAATAATATCAGCTAAAGCTATAGCGAGGAAACTCGTGATAAATAAAGCGACACGGTAGCCAAGTACCCAAAGCGATGCGCCTGTTTCTAATTCCAGTGGCTGCAAGACATCTGTACGGTAGGCGTCACCGACAATGTCTTGAGTCGCACTTAAAAACGAAATGACAAAAGCAGTAATTGCTAGTATGTTCAGGACTTGTACGTTTTGAGATGGTTGTTGCAAAGCCATAGCGACGATCGCAACTACCAACCCTACTTGAGTCAAGATCAGCCAACCACGCCTTGGTCCTAGGAAAGGCGGTACAAACCTGTCAACGAGTGGAGACCACAAAAATTTTAAGGAATAAGGCAACGCCATTAGACCAAATAACGTAATTGTGCCTAAATCCACCTTTGCATCTTGCATCCATAATTGTAAAGTTTTGCTAGTTAAAAATAACGGCAAACCGGATGAAAAACCCAGCAACAATAAAGCCGCCATCTTTCGACTTACAAAAGCTCGTTGAATTGATAAAATAGTTTTCACAATTTTAATTTATCTCCTCCGGTACCCGGACGAATGTGAGTTATATTGCCATATTTATAAAGTAGTGTCAGGCAAAGATGCCAATTTATCGTGTTATTGCACCTTACCCCTTCTCTCGTTCGCAACTAGAGTTTGGGCATGCAGATCGTGAGGTGGAACCTCACGCGTCCGCAGCCAATTCAATCAAATCTTCAATTTTCTTAATATTTGGATCGCCAGCCAAGTAACCGATACCGCGATGTAAGTGAAGGCGAAACTGGGTCGCAAGAGTTTCTTTATCTGTCCCAAAGCCATCGTTGTAACAGCGTTGCTTGAGAGCAAGTAACAGAATATCGGACATCTCGCCACCGAACACCGACCATGTCATTTCAACGTTGCTGTCAGCAGGTATGGGTACGGGTGATGGAGGGGTGGGTTCCGCAAGAGAACGACAAAAACCCCAACGACACAACACGTTCCAGTTTTCAATTTTGGTACTGCGTTTGAGTTTGATGAGTTGCTCTTTTGCTGTTTGTGAGAGTTTTATACGGTCAAGAGGAGGTTCCATGGGTAGATAGAGGCGTAGGGGGGGAACAAAAACACTGTGTTTGAGCTACATTATGCAGATTATTTCATGTATCGTGCAAACACTTCAGGATAAAGTACTTGACCGATCGTGTCTAGCTCCCTAACTTTTTAGAGGATGTCTGAAAAGTTTTTAGTGATGTATCAAAGTTTCGCAGATCGCCCATGTTTAAAGGTCTAAAAGAGAACACGTATAAAATTTAATACTTTAATTGGTCTCCTCAATGTTATCAATTACCAAAAATACCCCTCTTTAACCGTTGTTTGACGAGTCAAAGAATCATATTGCAGGAGGTATGTACGAGCGATCGCTTCATTTTCTTGCAAGACTTTAAATTCCTTTTCTGCAATTTCTGTATCGGTAGAAAGCAGAATCACCTGATGAGAAGCAGAGGGAAAGTAACGCTCAACTAAGTTAGTGCGGTGAGAGGAATCTAGCCTTCCCAAAGGAGTATCAATAGCTACAGGTAAGCGATGCCCGGAAACACGAGCTAGTCCCCAAAGGAATGCGATCGCTAAAAGTTGCTTCTCTCCTGCTGATAAACGATTTTTTGGAACCATCTTCCCCTGTAGATCGTACAAAGAGAGACCAAACGTAGCAGTATCAATAACTATACGGTGTACTAAATCTGATTTATGTAATAAGTAGCGAAAACACTCAGTCACTTCCGCTTCCAGTTTATTAAGTTTTTTCAGAGTCAAGCGTTCGCGAAAAAGCGAAAGTGTTTGTTGAACTTTAGCAGAAGCAGCAATGATATGCTCTTTACTCTTACGGTCAATATTTTGGTCTGTATATTTTTTTAAATCTTTTTTTGACTTTTCAATTGCGGCGTCTAATTCAACCAAATAACGTCTTTTAGCTTCATGTTCTACTTTGATTTGTGCAACTTGACTTTGTGCTTCTACGTGTGCATTGTGTAACTTTTGATATATCTCTGGAGAAGCAGCCGTTTGCAATTGTCTCTCTAGTTTTAGAAGCTCCTCTTCTTTTGTCTTGAGCAGCCCAAGTTGGTGTTGAGCAGAAGATTTTGCGGTTTCTAAAGAATAACTGATGATATGAGAGAGTTGAGCTAGCAATTTTTCATCAGCCAGTAACCATGCTTCTTCTCCATTGTTTGAAGCCAATTGCTTGCTTTCCTCTTCAATTAAAAATTTAATTTTATCAAATTGTTCTTCTGACAAATTTACTTGAGCAATCCTATTAATCAAACGTTCATTTCTTTCCAGTAAAACATTTC
It encodes the following:
- a CDS encoding PQQ-dependent sugar dehydrogenase, whose product is MKSLRWLLLFLFLGTAACVQTSAYPEESTPQASAPSTQLAQNSAQTENVIPTETLSPTPINIDVKSLPKPFATDSASKGPQVVAIPAKPTLRVPSGFVVNVFAEGLNAPRWLALTPTGDVLVTETRQNRIRLLKDTNGDGVADIKETFASSANGLNIPFGMAFADNSFFLGNTDAVLKFPYQQGQQQLIGNGQKIADLPGGGYNQHWTRNVLSSPDSKKIYVSIGSETNVDEEPLPRASVQVMNLDGTGRQTFASGLRNPVGLDFHPVTKELYTTVNERDGIGDDLVPDYFTRIQQGEFYGWPYTYLTPNNLDPRQTTGNKSKQPDLAARTRTPDVLFQAHSAALGLQFYDGQTFPQKYRNGAFVAFRGSWNRDRGTGYKIVFVPFDSKGRPQGYYEDFLTGFLLDPSIPTTWGRPVGLLVLPDGSLLVTEEANNRIYRIQYKG
- a CDS encoding HEAT repeat domain-containing protein, with protein sequence MYDEEDLSLLDDVEIELESPLDRLGPLTAEAETPKPNPEAMLALLEHPEPQQRMLASRAFCDIEDARAIPHLIRLLTDTCPLVRVSVAYALGRNPSPDAVQPLITQLNLDWNGYVRKGIVWALGNCRDRRSLVPLTDALRTDISAVRLWAASALVQMADVGYEAVVGAIPPLIEALVQDPVAPVRSNCAWALGQLCRQLPSNVVYATAVDALIQSFAEDKDLGVREDAKAAILGVGDTRGLQMVETLELEGWF
- a CDS encoding GNAT family N-acetyltransferase gives rise to the protein MESLLPDYIVRRGSTLDRALLVKFMQRTYQELFPEQQDFSHLVQTVEQYFSTKTPVWWVLADQGNQEDKEATSTLSTPSSSPVACIWVGNAIDQIQGTRHAHIFLLYVAPEYRRQGIAKALMLYVEEWAKARGDRQIALQVFESNTAAYNLYNQLGYGTQSLWMFKPLNRDE
- a CDS encoding AmpG family muropeptide MFS transporter, giving the protein MAALLLLGFSSGLPLFLTSKTLQLWMQDAKVDLGTITLFGLMALPYSLKFLWSPLVDRFVPPFLGPRRGWLILTQVGLVVAIVAMALQQPSQNVQVLNILAITAFVISFLSATQDIVGDAYRTDVLQPLELETGASLWVLGYRVALFITSFLAIALADIIPWNAVYFLMAAFMAVGIITTLWAPAELQQRTTSTPVSPLSFKEGIFIVLIGLLVAGLLGGAISRAIALPVFYWVLAILLIGWIALSVLTPKKHLNQTQNQSPQSLQDAVILPLQDFFERFGISQASLILIFILLYKLGDALVGVTGNLFLREIGFSKTEIAAIQGVMGLIATTVGVLVGGIVMSKIGINRALWIFGVLQLVSNLGYYVLSVAGKNSNLLVLAINVENFCAGLVTVVTVAFLMSLCSHSFTTTQFALFSSLMAISRDILSAPSGDLAKATGWSSFFLLTLVAALPGLLLLPVIAPWNQHPKPFSRPGLDYEE
- the dndE gene encoding DNA sulfur modification protein DndE, which codes for MEPPLDRIKLSQTAKEQLIKLKRSTKIENWNVLCRWGFCRSLAEPTPPSPVPIPADSNVEMTWSVFGGEMSDILLLALKQRCYNDGFGTDKETLATQFRLHLHRGIGYLAGDPNIKKIEDLIELAADA
- the dndD gene encoding DNA sulfur modification protein DndD, translating into MIFLELVLQNFGPYYGRQTIKLDPRKNDSSCPIILFGGMNGGGKTTLMDAIRLALYGPRAQCSTRGNLSYSDFLTQCVSSSTPPTEKTRIELAFEHIENDKPVRYRIVRTWEKNPKDGKDHLGILDIGTNDEWLDTSLVTIWDEYVENLIPLGISNLFLFDGEQVKELAQQDVPPQNVVEAIRGLLGLELAERLAEDLEILVSRKRKELADTKDLANLEEIEQRLQQQTEEKQVTQEQLNRIKAQLEASEEKQRVCLDKFISEGGKIAGERSQLEKQQAQVTGEIEQVRQVMCLLAADVLPMVLIQPLLVQVRKTGESEIHSSQTQIARNVLLERNERLINRIAQVNLSEEQFDKIKFLIEEESKQLASNNGEEAWLLADEKLLAQLSHIISYSLETAKSSAQHQLGLLKTKEEELLKLERQLQTAASPEIYQKLHNAHVEAQSQVAQIKVEHEAKRRYLVELDAAIEKSKKDLKKYTDQNIDRKSKEHIIAASAKVQQTLSLFRERLTLKKLNKLEAEVTECFRYLLHKSDLVHRIVIDTATFGLSLYDLQGKMVPKNRLSAGEKQLLAIAFLWGLARVSGHRLPVAIDTPLGRLDSSHRTNLVERYFPSASHQVILLSTDTEIAEKEFKVLQENEAIARTYLLQYDSLTRQTTVKEGYFW